Proteins co-encoded in one Oreochromis aureus strain Israel breed Guangdong linkage group 3, ZZ_aureus, whole genome shotgun sequence genomic window:
- the LOC120437748 gene encoding zinc finger protein 728-like, producing the protein TYSCDECGKSFVQAGGLKRHQLIHSGVKPYSCDLCGKSFTQAGHLKTHQLIHSGFKPYTCDLCGKSFAWAGDLKKHQIIHSGVKPYSCDLCGKSFAWAGDLKKHQIIHSGVKPYSCDLCGKSFAWAGDLKKHQIIHSGVKPYSCDLCGKSFTRAGNLKKHQLLHSGFKPYTCDLCGKSFAWAGDLKKHQIIHSGVKPYSCDLCGKSFAWVGDLKRHQIIHSGVKPYSCDLCGKSFTWAGDLKKHQL; encoded by the coding sequence acatacagctgtgatgagtgtggaaagtcttttgtcCAGGCTGGCggcttaaaaagacaccaactcatccacagtggagttaaaccttacagctgtgacttgtgtggaaagtcttttacccaggctggacacttaaaaacacaccaactcatccacagtggatttaaaccttacacctgtgacttgtgtggaaagtcttttgcctgggctggagacttaaaaaaacaccaaatcatccacagtggagttaaaccttacagctgtgacttatgtggaaagtcttttgcctgggctggagacttaaaaaaacaccaaatcatccacagtggagttaaaccgtacagctgcgacttgtgtggaaagtcttttgcctgggctggagacttaaaaaaacaccaaatcatccacagtggagttaaaccttacagctgtgacttgtgtggaaagtcttttacccgggctggaaacttaaaaaaacaccaactcctccacagtggatttaaaccttacacctgtgacttgtgtggaaagtcttttgcctgggctggagacttaaaaaaacaccaaatcatccacagtggagttaaaccttacagctgtgacttgtgtggaaagtcttttgccTGGGTtggagacttaaaaagacaccaaatcatccacagtggagttaaaccgtacagctgtgacttgtgtggaaagtcttttacctgggctggagacttaaaaaaacaccaactc